In the genome of Novosphingobium sp. IK01, the window TAGCCAACTGGAGATGCTCCGCGCGTTCGCGTCGTGGAGGACGTGCCCGCTCATCCTCGATGTCTTGCATGCGCCTACCTCCGATCAGCGCTGGAAACCGACTGTTCCTTGAGGAGAAGTGAAACCGCGTCGCGCTCCTGCACGAGTTCGGCGACGCTGCGCTGGATCATCATATGCTGGAAGTCGTCGAGCCGAAGCCCGGACACTCGCTCGACCGATCCGGGCGAGCAGATCGCAGGCACACCGCACATCAGCCCCTCCGGAATATCGTACTCGCCGGTCGAGGACAGGCCCATCGACACCCATCGTCCGTCCGACCCAAGCAGCCAGTCCCGCATATGATCGAGCGCGGCATTGGCGGCGGACGCGGCCGAGGATGCGCCGCGCGCCTCGATGATCGCGGTGCCGCGCTGCGCCACCTGCGGGATCAACGTGTCGGTGCACCAGTCGGGGTCGCCGATCAGGCGGGGCAGGGGCTCGCCGCCGACGACGGCGTTCGTCCAGTCGGCATACATGGTGGGCGAATGGTTGCCCCAGACCGCGAGCCGCTCGATCTCGCCCACGTTGACGTTCGCCTGTGTCGCCAGCTGGCTGGCGGCGCGATTGTGGTCGAGCCGGATCATCGAAGTGATGTTGTCGCGGGCGAAGCCGGGCGCGTGCTCGGCCAGCACCCAGGCGTTGGTATTGGCCGGGTTGCCGACAACCAGCACCCTGGCTTCCCGCTTCGCGGCCCGGTCCAGAGCCTGGCCTTGCGTACGGAAGATGGCGGCATTGGCGGCGAGGAGGTCGCGGCGTTCCATGCCCTTCGAGCGAGGCCGGGATCCGACCAGGAACGCGGCGTCGATGTCGGCGAACGCGACGTGCGGATCGGCGGTGACGTCCACCCCTTCGAGCAGCGGGAAAGCGCAGTCCTCAAGCTCCATCACCACGCCCCAGACTGCCGGCAGCGCCTGCTCGAGGTCGAGGAGCTGAAGCCGGACCGGCTGGTCGGGGCCAAGTAGGTCGCCACACGCGATCCGGAATAGGAGCGCGTAGCAGATCTGGCCGGCGGCGCCGCTGATGGCGATGTGGACGGGAGGCTTGGCTGACATGGCGGAGGTCCTTGGGTGAAGCTTGGCTAGGAAGAGGGCGGGGGGAGCGGAGCGAGGATGGCGGCCCGCTCTCCGCCGTCAGGTTGTCTTGTCTCGGGAGGGGGCGCGTCGACCTATGTAGACGGCTCTTCTCCCGCTTAGATCGCCGGAGCCGGATAGCCCGTCGGTTGTGGCATCGGCGGCGAACCGGTCGGACGCACAAGCGCCGCATCATGGTAGGCAGGCAGCAACCAACCGAACAGCAGTGGTCGCCCACGTGCGATCCAATAGTCCAGGCTGAGAAACCGACCAGCGCCATAGAAGAGCAGGACGGCCAGCATGATGACATAGGTCACGGTGAACTCGATCCCATTATTCAGGATGATCGGATCGCCAAGCTTGGTGATATAGTTGAAGCGGCCAGGGAAGTTCTGCGCAAGCCACTCCATGAAAGCCTGGAAGCGCAGGGTCGACTCCGCCGTCTTGCCCGCGATCGCAGCCCAGCCATGCGACCAATGAACCGACAGCCCGGCAACCGTCATGGTCACCATCAGCGGGATCGAGATCAGCCGCGTGAAGAGGCCAAGCGCGAGACAGATGCACCCGGCCGTTTCCGTCGCGGTGGCCAGCGTCGCCATGAGCAGCGGAGCCGGCATGTTGAGCCCGCCCTGGGCTGCGGGTGCCCCGAACCATTGTACCAGCGCGGAGAAGCCCGTCAGCTTGGCATGGGCACCTTCGTAGAAGATCGGCAGCAGATAGATCCGGATCGCAAGCAGCGGCAGGAAATCGAGCAGCTGGACACGGCGGAACGCGGTATCCAGCCAGCGGAAAATCATCATCGGAAAGTGTCCTTCTGATCGGCGAGAACAAGAAGCTGGTCGGCAAGGCCTTGTTCGAC includes:
- a CDS encoding malate dehydrogenase — encoded protein: MSAKPPVHIAISGAAGQICYALLFRIACGDLLGPDQPVRLQLLDLEQALPAVWGVVMELEDCAFPLLEGVDVTADPHVAFADIDAAFLVGSRPRSKGMERRDLLAANAAIFRTQGQALDRAAKREARVLVVGNPANTNAWVLAEHAPGFARDNITSMIRLDHNRAASQLATQANVNVGEIERLAVWGNHSPTMYADWTNAVVGGEPLPRLIGDPDWCTDTLIPQVAQRGTAIIEARGASSAASAANAALDHMRDWLLGSDGRWVSMGLSSTGEYDIPEGLMCGVPAICSPGSVERVSGLRLDDFQHMMIQRSVAELVQERDAVSLLLKEQSVSSADRR
- a CDS encoding DoxX family protein — translated: MMIFRWLDTAFRRVQLLDFLPLLAIRIYLLPIFYEGAHAKLTGFSALVQWFGAPAAQGGLNMPAPLLMATLATATETAGCICLALGLFTRLISIPLMVTMTVAGLSVHWSHGWAAIAGKTAESTLRFQAFMEWLAQNFPGRFNYITKLGDPIILNNGIEFTVTYVIMLAVLLFYGAGRFLSLDYWIARGRPLLFGWLLPAYHDAALVRPTGSPPMPQPTGYPAPAI